The following are encoded together in the Daphnia magna isolate NIES linkage group LG8, ASM2063170v1.1, whole genome shotgun sequence genome:
- the LOC123475533 gene encoding uncharacterized protein LOC123475533 isoform X1: MQSQERENQVNSSARGYKKKPSESVKQVKKEDQLQTEHISVNGDHSKTAEGIEQMEHELDEEITWIMQILSDDESNPVEQKTAHVAEPTDVPAIHPIETRDEVVSEADDAEIESSDLLRQFYSSYIRPIRKVEPAADPITTDVR, from the exons ATGCAATCGCAAGAAAGGGAGAATCAGGTGAATTCGTCTGCACGCGGATACAAGAagaaacccagtgaatctgtcaAGCAGGTAAAAAAG GAAGACCAACTTCAAACTGAGCACATTTCGGTGAATGGTGATCATTCAAAAACCGCAGAGGGAATCGAGCAAATGGAACACGAGCTAGATGAAGAAATTACATGGATAATGCAAATTTTGTCAG ACGATGAATCAAATCCAGTGGAACAGAAAACGGCCCACGTCGCAGAGCCCACCGACGTGCCCGCAATCCATCCAATAGAGACTCGTGATGAAGTTGTTAGTGAGGCCGATGACGCAGAGATCGAATCGTCGGATCTTCTGCGGCAATTTTATTCGTCATACATTC GTCCGATCCGGAAGGTTGAACCAGCAGCTGATCCGATCACGACAGACGTTCGATAA
- the LOC123475580 gene encoding uncharacterized protein LOC123475580: MLFLPVLICLCHLWITSMAAIATDGSGIQHRQKGLMTPSYRLSSPFTNRKITFSELDFLLRHMSTNSTKSRNRKPGKSFSGGSVTDDQWRFYPISPPLVDVLPSSDGKYKKSSTKSRSISRINPRFVKFKIVDIESLARLKHSQTNRTHHKRKETANGKRTRPPTDDELIDDKHSLNNTYDPFGNASGIDQTSRSGPYWFGIRRLIGSKIGIGRIFGYTSYPTYVAGPPGPPGPPGPPGPTGVGIPGIPGVPGVPGAAGAAGAAGAAGPTGATGPAGTSGAAGPTGANGPPGAPGPTGATGPSGTSGATGPPGPSGSVGATGATGPTGPTGSTGPSGSTGPPGSSGAIGAPGASGAAGASGPPGATGPAGSSGATGPTGPSGSAGPTGPPGQVGAAGAPGAAGAAGASGPPGPPGPTGAAGAAGAAGSAGASGAAGAIGPSGPPGSAGTPGQVGAAGAPGAAGAAGASGPPGPPGSPGTAGAAGAAGTAGASGATGATGPPGPPGPAGAPGTPGVFADFVTDSLLKFSHGQKKKDAAKPGQLGPKAGTVESAQPSVNVQPEPQTTRHEEKEKEQHFTGGEQSADEMVQDEHLEVEHQVEAVMSVQPEEKTESFQWILEHDKNPIKLVLSLHKDRPTHSENATQHQFGLMQSGEHSSLVKLDKDVKQNVTPVERPQHVEKSGGLVVQKPGPAQSEQKLEEIGNVRPKPMELIQLREKVQSYDILQPEHILELIEWMQRQHGSEPDEPTIKHEKATPVEPMLMKQDLDDSVQMREIEPTSERMKHEEKSNGSAALAHNSALQPNFIAVQLAQAEHDKSDRMQPNQTFQGIKQQQQKFVEILNPGKPEVLDESGPLVQIMEQLGSFQAEGNANAIQPMLGHSESSKKPDQQEQWGNRVESFESIQVDQKLTTIENVNQSDGTKLPIGLTWPRNDEFESRQPETSTEFTVVEQPVEQTTQSEKKIDVLEEKQPEKNSTLIEQELRVMPMPFEEQFETHDQDAEKQFTASPEFLVPDENAKQFESMPQKPIESQQSEQKMETPDRTKSGWLQSEENGDQTTPPMSKENERVFSLDVSHKLKVAQEDEKHSEIVQSDLKEMVPQPTLLEQGTELIDRTKAEAKEQTSESLAQAQNKETIELIHSTMETPEFNQSSHSDTLAIVPFVRKENLTESIQTVQQNVELDGNNESLQPEHFEIFETKNVSTQLLLESERKPLGWIESEQMKMSDEIVHRPERNETPVD; this comes from the exons atgttGTTTTTACCTGTGCTCATATGTCTCTGTCATTTATGGATCACTTCCATGGCTGCCATCGCCACGGATGGTAGTGGGATCCAGCATCGTCAGAAAGGATTGATGACGCCATCCTACCGTCTTTCATCGCCCTTTACGAACCGTAAAATAACATTTTCAGAGTTGGATTTTCTTCTACGACACATGTCTACGAATTCAACCAAATCGAGGAATCGTAAACCAg GAAAATCGTTTTCTGGTGGTTCAGTGACAGATGACCAATGGCGGTTCTATCCCATTTCTCCACCACTGGTTGATGTGCTTCCATCTAGCGatggaaaatacaaaaaaagttCGACTAAATCTCGAAGCATTTCTAGGATTAATCCTCGATTCGTCAAATTTAAAATAGTTGACATCGAAAGCCTGGCACGTTTGAAGCACTCACAAACAA ATCGAACCCACCACAAACGAAAAGAAACGGCCAATGGAAAAAGAACACGCCCACCGACTGACGATGAACTAATAGACG ATAAACACTCATTAAACAATACGTACGATCCATTTGGAAATGCATCTGGTATTGACCAGACTAGCAGGTCGGGTCCTTATTGGTTCGGTATCCGAAGGTTAATTGGATCGAAAATAGGAATAGGAAGGATTTTTGGATACACGAGTTACCCCACCTATGTCGCTGGACCGCCAG GTCCACCTGGACCGCCTGGACCCCCTGGTCCAACAGGAGTGGGAATACCTGGGATACCAGGTGTACCAGGGGTGCCCGGTGCAGCAGGGGCAGCAGGCGCAGCCGGAGCTGCTGGACCCACGGGTGCAACTGGTCCGGCCGGTACATCAGGAGCAGCCGGTCCTACCGGAGCCAATGGCCCACCTGGAGCACCGGGTCCAACTGGTGCAACTGGTCCGTCTGGTACTTCTGGTGCTACTGGTCCACCTGGTCCGTCTGGTTCAGTGGGTGCAACTGGAGCAACAGGCCCAACTGGTCCGACGGGCTCAACAGGTCCTTCTGGTTCTACCGGTCCTCCTGGTTCATCGGGAGCCATTGGCGCCCCTGGTGCGTCCGGTGCAGCCGGGGCATCCGGCCCTCCCGGTGCAACTGGTCCAGCAGGTTCATCTGGTGCAACAGGCCCAACTGGTCCATCAGGTTCGGCTGGCCCAACAGGCCCACCCGGTCAAGTTGGTGCAGCTGGAGCTCCAGGAGCTGCTGGGGCAGCCGGTGCATCCGGTCCTCCGGGTCCACCAGGTCCTACAGGCGCTGCTGGAGCAGCCGGTGCAGCTGGATCGGCAGGCGCAAGTGGTGCGGCTGGTGCAATAGGTCCATCCGGCCCCCCTGGATCAGCAGGTACACCTGGTCAAGTTGGTGCAGCTGGAGCTCCAGGAGCTGCTGGGGCAGCCGGTGCATCAGGTCCACCGGGTCCTCCGGGTTCTCCAGGCACTGCAGGAGCAGCCGGTGCAGCTGGAACGGCAGGCGCAAGTGGTGCGACTGGTGCAACAGGTCCACCCGGTCCTCCTGGACCAGCAGGTGCACCAGGAACACCTGGAGTATTTGCCGATTTCGTGACAGATTCGCTACTTAAGTTTTCG CAcgggcaaaagaagaaagatgcaGCTAAACCGGGCCAACTGGGACCAAAGGCGGGGACGGTTGAATCGGCTCAACCGTCCGTCAATGTTCAGCCAGAACCACAAACGACCCGACatgaagagaaagaaaaggaacaaCATTTCACCGGAGGAGAACAGTCGGCGGATGAGATGGTGCAAGACGAACATTTAGAAGTCGAGCACCAGGTGGAAGCCGTGATGTCGGTGCAAccggaagaaaaaacagaGTCGTTTCAATGGATACTGGAACACGACAAGAATCCAATTAAACTGGTTCTTTCGCTGCATAAAGACAGGCCAACGCATTCAGAGAATGCAACGCAACATCAGTTTGGGTTGATGCAATCGGGAGAACATTCAAGTTTAGTTAAATTAGACAAAGATGTGAAGCAAAACGTAACGCCAGTTGAACGGCCACAGCACGTGGAGAAGTCGGGTGGATTGGTAGTTCAAAAGCCCGGACCAGCTCAGTCAGAGCAAAAATTAGAGGAAATAGGAAATGTACGGCCAAAACCAATGGAGTTGATCCAGCTGAGAGAGAAAGTGCAATCGTACGATATCCTACAGCCAGAGCATATATTGGAATTGATTGAATGGATGCAGCGACAACACGGTTCAGAACCAGATGAACCAACGATCAAACACGAAAAGGCCACGCCCGTTGAACCAATGCTGATGAAGCAGGATTTAGACGATTCCGTGCAAATGAGAGAAATAGAGCCAACATCGGAACGGATGAAACACGAAGAGAAGTCCAATGGATCTGCAGCACTGGCACACAATTCCGCCTTGCAACCAAATTTCATAGCCGTTCAATTAGCACAAGCCGAACACGACAAATCAGATCGCATGCAACCGAATCAAACGTTTCAAGGAatcaaacagcagcagcagaagTTTGTTGAGATTCTTAATCCAGGAAAGCCAGAAGTGCTAGATGAATCGGGTCCGTTGGTGCAAATTATGGAACAATTGGGATCATTTCAAGCAGAAGGAAATGCTAATGCGATTCAACCGATGTTGGGGCACAGTGAGTCATCGAAGAAACCAGACCAACAAGAACAATGGGGTAATAGGGTCGAGTCATTTGAATCGATTCAAGTGGATCAAAAATTAACAACAATCGAAAATGTCAATCAATCGGACGGGACCAAGTTGCCTATTGGATTGACATGGCCGAGAAATGATGAATTTGAATCACGACAGCCGGAAACGAGTACGGAATTCACCGTTGTAGAGCAACCAGTTGAACAGACGACACAATCAGAGAAGAAGATCGACGTTCTTGAAGAAAAGCAGCCAGAGAAGAATTCAACTTTAATTGAACAGGAGTTACGGGTGATGCCAATGCCATTTGAGGAGCAATTCGAGACTCACGACCAGGATGCAGAAAAGCAGTTTACAGCCTCACCTGAATTCTTAGTCCCTGACGAAAATGCAAAACAGTTTGAATCGATGCCACAGAAGCCAATAGAATCACAGCAGTCGGAACAGAAAATGGAAACACCTGACCGGACTAAATCTGGATGGTTGCAGTCAGAGGAAAATGGCGACCAAACAACACCTCCAATGTCAAAGGAGAACGAACGGGTCTTTTCCCTAGACGTGAGTCACAAGCTGAAAGTTGCACAAGAAGATGAGAAACATTCGGAAATTGTCCAGTCGGATCTTAAAGAGATGGTACCCCAGCCAACACTGCTGGAACAAGGCACGGAGCTAATCGACCGTACTAAAGCGGAGGCAAAAGAGCAGACATCCGAAAGTCTAGCACAAGCGCAGAACaaagaaacaattgaattGATTCATTCAACGATGGAAACACCTGAATTCAATCAGTCCAGCCATAGCGACACATTAGCCATCGTCCCATTTGTTCGAAAAGAAAACCTGACCGAATCGATCCAGACGGTGCAGCAAAACGTAGAGCTGGATGGAAACAATGAATCGTTACAGCCGGagcattttgaaattttcgaaACCAAAAACGTGTCAACGCAGTTGTTATTAGAATCAGAGAGAAAGCCTTTAGGATGGATAGAATCAGAGCAGATGAAGATGTCCGATGAAATTGTGCATCGACCGGAACGAAACGAGACACCAGTTGA TTGA
- the LOC123475533 gene encoding uncharacterized protein LOC123475533 isoform X2, with the protein MQSQERENQVNSSARGYKKKPSESVKQEDQLQTEHISVNGDHSKTAEGIEQMEHELDEEITWIMQILSDDESNPVEQKTAHVAEPTDVPAIHPIETRDEVVSEADDAEIESSDLLRQFYSSYIRPIRKVEPAADPITTDVR; encoded by the exons ATGCAATCGCAAGAAAGGGAGAATCAGGTGAATTCGTCTGCACGCGGATACAAGAagaaacccagtgaatctgtcaAGCAG GAAGACCAACTTCAAACTGAGCACATTTCGGTGAATGGTGATCATTCAAAAACCGCAGAGGGAATCGAGCAAATGGAACACGAGCTAGATGAAGAAATTACATGGATAATGCAAATTTTGTCAG ACGATGAATCAAATCCAGTGGAACAGAAAACGGCCCACGTCGCAGAGCCCACCGACGTGCCCGCAATCCATCCAATAGAGACTCGTGATGAAGTTGTTAGTGAGGCCGATGACGCAGAGATCGAATCGTCGGATCTTCTGCGGCAATTTTATTCGTCATACATTC GTCCGATCCGGAAGGTTGAACCAGCAGCTGATCCGATCACGACAGACGTTCGATAA